The sequence TTTTAAGAATTGGGTACATAAAACTGGGACTTGGCTTCCATAAGTTTAAAAGAAGATTTGAAACATCCTTTGAGATTGCTTCTCCATACATCGGCTTATCATAAACAAGGTGAAGCACATAAAAGGTAATAAATTGCCTTACACCCAGAACAGATGCTACAAAAAAGTTCTTTTTTTTATTGCAGAAATCAAATATTCCTTCCATTATCTATCCCTTTGCTATATATAAATGTTTATTTATTTCAAATCCATTTTACAC is a genomic window of Caldisericaceae bacterium containing:
- a CDS encoding PadR family transcriptional regulator, translated to MEGIFDFCNKKKNFFVASVLGVRQFITFYVLHLVYDKPMYGEAISKDVSNLLLNLWKPSPSFMYPILK